From a region of the Arachis ipaensis cultivar K30076 chromosome B09, Araip1.1, whole genome shotgun sequence genome:
- the LOC107619706 gene encoding myb family transcription factor PHL5 isoform X2, with amino-acid sequence MNENKLDFHSEYGNRSSCQYFGIRQQPWNMGPCNNQPLGATCVSVGVGRGRGGGGGEQEVVLPYSAQAKPSSTIISRFESPASAFYATEIFMGFPQYDSHQVGNPSNLMPHQLSIKNINNDMEFPLYQSSKESLFFDSSVNDQNSPNNFELPNTLQAIKSQLNGDQCNGSPEKSNKIPCGNFPASNFLPIEQHKLFNDDAAPVTRSISIPKANQESTVACGSFNSPVQQLSFSSPQEKLSPTISAGNLVGNGPIASSKTRIRWTQDLHEKFVECVNRLGGAEKATPKAILRLMDSDGLTIFHVKSHLQKYRIAKYMPESTQGKSEKRTSAENVHLDVKAGLQIKEALQLQLDVQRRLHEQLEIQRKLQLQIEEQGKQLKMMFDRQQKSNNSERSSKDNNNDDNEVTILEGTGISHFPSKIS; translated from the exons ATGAATGAGAACAAGCTTGATTTTCATTCTGAATATGGCAACCGTTCTTCTTGTCAATATTTTGGTATTAGACAACAACCTTGGAACATGGGACCATGCAATAACCAACCCCTCGGCGCGACTTGCGTCAGCGTTGGAGTTggcagaggaagaggaggaggaggaggagaacaaGAAGTAGTACTACCATACTCGGCTCAAGCCAAACCATCTAGCACCATCATAAGCCGATTCGAGTCGCCGGCTTCGGCCTTTTACGCGACGGAAATCTTCATGGGGTTCCCACAATATGATTCCCATCAAGTTGGTAATCCATCCAATTTGATGCCTCATCAACTCTCCATCAAGAACATTAATAATGATATGGAGTTCCCTCTCTATCAATCTTCAAAGGAAAGCCTCTTCTTTGATTCATCAGTTAATGACCAAAATAGCCCCAACAACTTTGAGTTGCCAAACACCTTGCAAGCAATAAAATCTCAATTGAATGGTGATCAATGTAATGGATCACCTGAAAAATCTAATAAAATTCCATGTGGGAATTTTCCTGCCAGCAATTTCCTTCCTATTGAACAACATAAGTTGTTCAATGATGATGCTGCCCCAGTCACTAGGAGCATATCAATTCCTAAAGCAAATCAAGAATCTACG GTTGCTTGTGGCTCATTCAATTCCCCTGTTCAACAGCTGAGTTTCTCTTCTCCTCAAGAGAAGCTTTCTCCGACAATTTCAGCCGGAAACCTTGTCGGTAATGGACCGATAGCATCGAGTAAGACGCGTATAAGATGGACTCAGGATCTTCATGAGAAGTTTGTTGAATGTGTCAATAGACTAGGAGGCGCAGAGA AGGCGACGCCGAAAGCGATATTAAGGCTGATGGATTCAGATGGATTGACAATCTTCCATGTTAAGAGTCATTTGCAGAAATACAGAATTGCAAAGTATATGCCAGAATCAACTCAGG ggaAATCTGAGAAAAGAACCAGTGCAGAGAATGTGCATCTTGATGTCAAAGC TGGCTTGCAGATTAAAGAGGCACTTCAGCTGCAATTGGATGTGCAGAGGCGTCTTCATGAACAGCTAGAG ATTCAGAGAAAATTACAGTTGCAAATTGAAGAACAAGGAAAGCAGCTGAAGATGATGTTTGACCGACAGCAGAAGTCAAATAATAGTGAAAGAAGTTCTaaagataataataatgatgataatgaggttACAATTTTAGAAGGGACTGGAATTTCCCACTTCCCTTCAAAGATAAGTTAG
- the LOC107619706 gene encoding myb family transcription factor PHL5 isoform X1 yields the protein MNENKLDFHSEYGNRSSCQYFGIRQQPWNMGPCNNQPLGATCVSVGVGRGRGGGGGEQEVVLPYSAQAKPSSTIISRFESPASAFYATEIFMGFPQYDSHQVGNPSNLMPHQLSIKNINNDMEFPLYQSSKESLFFDSSVNDQNSPNNFELPNTLQAIKSQLNGDQCNGSPEKSNKIPCGNFPASNFLPIEQHKLFNDDAAPVTRSISIPKANQESTVACGSFNSPVQQLSFSSPQEKLSPTISAGNLVGNGPIASSKTRIRWTQDLHEKFVECVNRLGGAEKATPKAILRLMDSDGLTIFHVKSHLQKYRIAKYMPESTQGSYALPKKYFFPFSGKSEKRTSAENVHLDVKAGLQIKEALQLQLDVQRRLHEQLEIQRKLQLQIEEQGKQLKMMFDRQQKSNNSERSSKDNNNDDNEVTILEGTGISHFPSKIS from the exons ATGAATGAGAACAAGCTTGATTTTCATTCTGAATATGGCAACCGTTCTTCTTGTCAATATTTTGGTATTAGACAACAACCTTGGAACATGGGACCATGCAATAACCAACCCCTCGGCGCGACTTGCGTCAGCGTTGGAGTTggcagaggaagaggaggaggaggaggagaacaaGAAGTAGTACTACCATACTCGGCTCAAGCCAAACCATCTAGCACCATCATAAGCCGATTCGAGTCGCCGGCTTCGGCCTTTTACGCGACGGAAATCTTCATGGGGTTCCCACAATATGATTCCCATCAAGTTGGTAATCCATCCAATTTGATGCCTCATCAACTCTCCATCAAGAACATTAATAATGATATGGAGTTCCCTCTCTATCAATCTTCAAAGGAAAGCCTCTTCTTTGATTCATCAGTTAATGACCAAAATAGCCCCAACAACTTTGAGTTGCCAAACACCTTGCAAGCAATAAAATCTCAATTGAATGGTGATCAATGTAATGGATCACCTGAAAAATCTAATAAAATTCCATGTGGGAATTTTCCTGCCAGCAATTTCCTTCCTATTGAACAACATAAGTTGTTCAATGATGATGCTGCCCCAGTCACTAGGAGCATATCAATTCCTAAAGCAAATCAAGAATCTACG GTTGCTTGTGGCTCATTCAATTCCCCTGTTCAACAGCTGAGTTTCTCTTCTCCTCAAGAGAAGCTTTCTCCGACAATTTCAGCCGGAAACCTTGTCGGTAATGGACCGATAGCATCGAGTAAGACGCGTATAAGATGGACTCAGGATCTTCATGAGAAGTTTGTTGAATGTGTCAATAGACTAGGAGGCGCAGAGA AGGCGACGCCGAAAGCGATATTAAGGCTGATGGATTCAGATGGATTGACAATCTTCCATGTTAAGAGTCATTTGCAGAAATACAGAATTGCAAAGTATATGCCAGAATCAACTCAGG GTTCATATGCTTTGCCTAAAAAGtacttcttccctttttcagggaAATCTGAGAAAAGAACCAGTGCAGAGAATGTGCATCTTGATGTCAAAGC TGGCTTGCAGATTAAAGAGGCACTTCAGCTGCAATTGGATGTGCAGAGGCGTCTTCATGAACAGCTAGAG ATTCAGAGAAAATTACAGTTGCAAATTGAAGAACAAGGAAAGCAGCTGAAGATGATGTTTGACCGACAGCAGAAGTCAAATAATAGTGAAAGAAGTTCTaaagataataataatgatgataatgaggttACAATTTTAGAAGGGACTGGAATTTCCCACTTCCCTTCAAAGATAAGTTAG